In Alteromonas sp. RKMC-009, the genomic stretch CAGGTTAATAGCGCTAACCGAAAGCAATGACGCCCATGCCAGTCTAAGTAAAGCTGCGTGGCACGATTACATCAGCAAAATGCAAAACAAGTATAACGGCCAGCCTGCGTACGCCTTACCGTTAGTGAACCCCTATGAAGCAGCCCGGCAAATGTCAGCGCATTTGCGGGAAAACGACAAAATCTGTGTTGATACCGGTACGTGTTTGCCGCTAACACTGGTGTACAGTCAGGAGAAAGCTGGCCAACAGTTTATTTCTTCCTACAACAATACACCAATGGGCTACGGGTTGCCGGCCGCCATTGGCGTGGCACTGCAAGCGAAAGCGCGCAAAACGTTTTCCATTAATGGTGACGGCGGTTTGCAAATGAATATTCAGGAACTTGCCACGGTTGCCGCGCATAACCTGAATATTCTGATCATTTTGTATAACAATCAGGGCCACGCAATGATCAAGCAAACTCAGGATGATTGGCTGGATGCTCGTTACATAGCCTCGTCATCCAATAGCGGCTTGCCAAAGCTAAATTTTGCCAACATCGCCAAGGGTTATGGGATAGAGGCTTATCAGGTGACATCCAACGCAGTCTTCGCACAGGTGCTGGAAAAAACGCTTAATGCCACCCATCCGGTGTTAATCGAATTGATGATTGATGAGGGCTTTCGCTGTGAGCCCATCATAAAATATGGCAATCCACTTGAAGCAATGAGTCCTGCTGATCTCAACATGTCGATTCGCGAAGACATGCTTGTTGCCAACGTTGAATCTTAATAAAGGTGCTACATGTCGAATTTTTTTGCAGATCTATTTACGCTACTTCAACAGAACAAAGCGCTTCATCAGCGCGACGGTGAGTTTCATCGTGTGATGTCCAGTGCCTGTGAACGTGTGTTCAGTGTTTCCCAGTTTTCCGAACATCCACGGGAAACAGTGGTGTTGGGGCCATTTGGCGAGATAGCGTTGCCTTATTACTCCATGGGCAATATTAATTCTTTGGACCTGTTTGGTTTGGATGAACTGATCCTGTTTTCTTTCTATCTTGCCAAAAAAGAGCAATACAAAAGTGTGGCGGACATGGGGGCAAACATCGGCTTGCACTCCCTCTTAATGGACAAAAATGGCTGGCAGGTGACAGCCTTTGAACCCGATCCTAATCACACGGCGAAAATTAAATATCACGCTGAGTTGAATGTTTGCGAACATATCACCGTGAAGGAATACGCTATTTCTGACCAAAAGGAATCCCTGACATTCACCCGCCTTATTGGCAATCGAACTGGCAGCCATTTAAAAGGCAAAAAAGAGCATGTGTATGGCAGCACGGAAGAGTTTACTGTCGCGTGTCTTGCGCTTAAAGATGTTCTGGCTCAGTTCGACTTCATCAAAATGGACATTGAAGGTGCAGAAGCTGATGCACTGTGTTCTACCGATAAAGCCGATTGGGCTAACACGGATATGATGCTGGAAGTTGGCTCGGCCAGCAATGCACAGCGTATCTGGCAGCATTTGCAAACCATTGGGTTACAGGCTTACAGTCAGAAAAATGGCTGGGGTTTGGTAGAATGTCTGGAGCATATGCCCACTTCCTATAAAGAAGGCAGCCTGTTCCTCACAATGTCGGGTAACGCGCCATTCTAATTGTTACGCAGCGGGCACTCCACCGGGGGGCCTGTTTCAAAGTCTTCCTGCGCTTTTGCATAACTTTCCGGCGTGCCAATATCCCGGTGATAACACGTATTCACCCACGTATTAATCTGGCCCATCAGGTGGGGAATAACTTCCGTACTGATATCTGAAAACTGATTCGAAATAATGGTGTCGATAACGTCAGCAGACATAATATACACCGCGCCATTTGCCAGGTTACCCGGTGGGTTAGCCACCTTTTCATGCATGTTCAGCACAATGCCATTTTCGTCATGTTCGATAATGCCACAGCTTTGTGGTGTATCGGTATGAAACAGCATCATGGTCATAGCAACCTTCGCGGGTCGTTGCGTGAATGCCTTTATATATGCATCGGTATCGAACACAGAAAGGTTGTCTGCATGCACGATGATCACACTGTTACCAGCCAATTCGTCAGCATGGGCGCATACGGTGCCGCCGGTTCCGAGCAGTTCAGGTTCATACCAGGTTTTAAGTTTGGGTTCATGTTGCCAGTTGGCGGTCAGGTGCTGGGAAACCTTCTCGTGCAGATAATGCAGGTTGATGTAGATATCGCTGACATCGTCACGATGCACAAACTTCTCAATCCAAAAATCCAGCAACGGCTTGCCATGAATAGGTACCAGGCATTTGGGTACGGTATCGGTTAGGGGGCGAAGCCGAGAACCTAACCCGGCGGCAAGCAACACAACTTTCATCCTACCAGCTCACCAATTTTGGCCAGTACTTTGTGTTTCGGCAGCGGCAGGTTGCCGCGGGTATTCACCTGTATAGCTGAGCTGACACTGCCTACAAAGGCGGCCTGCCAAATAGTTGCGCCAGCACACATCATCAGTGTGGTGGTGACAAACAGCGCATCGCCGGCACCTGCGGTATCTATAGCATTGTCTGCCAGTGCAGGCAGGTTGTCGGTTTGTAACACGTCATCCAGGGTATTACGGTGACGAATTAAAATTCCTTCAGCGCCCAGCGTCACGATCAGGCTGGTGGTTTTGAGTTTGTCAGCCAAATCCATCGATACCTGAATCAGGCCGCTGTCATCGTCTTGTGCGGCCAGCCGCGCCTCAATTTCCGTTGGTGTGGTCAGCATCAGATGTTTGAATTTGGTCAAATCGCCAATTTGCGAAGATGTCTGACTGTCGGCAACCATGGGAATGTTGTGTTTAAGGCATAGCGTTTGAATCTGTTTGATGAACGCAGGGCAGAGCAC encodes the following:
- a CDS encoding FkbM family methyltransferase, yielding MSNFFADLFTLLQQNKALHQRDGEFHRVMSSACERVFSVSQFSEHPRETVVLGPFGEIALPYYSMGNINSLDLFGLDELILFSFYLAKKEQYKSVADMGANIGLHSLLMDKNGWQVTAFEPDPNHTAKIKYHAELNVCEHITVKEYAISDQKESLTFTRLIGNRTGSHLKGKKEHVYGSTEEFTVACLALKDVLAQFDFIKMDIEGAEADALCSTDKADWANTDMMLEVGSASNAQRIWQHLQTIGLQAYSQKNGWGLVECLEHMPTSYKEGSLFLTMSGNAPF
- a CDS encoding nucleotidyltransferase family protein is translated as MKVVLLAAGLGSRLRPLTDTVPKCLVPIHGKPLLDFWIEKFVHRDDVSDIYINLHYLHEKVSQHLTANWQHEPKLKTWYEPELLGTGGTVCAHADELAGNSVIIVHADNLSVFDTDAYIKAFTQRPAKVAMTMMLFHTDTPQSCGIIEHDENGIVLNMHEKVANPPGNLANGAVYIMSADVIDTIISNQFSDISTEVIPHLMGQINTWVNTCYHRDIGTPESYAKAQEDFETGPPVECPLRNN